In Notolabrus celidotus isolate fNotCel1 chromosome 8, fNotCel1.pri, whole genome shotgun sequence, a genomic segment contains:
- the LOC117817584 gene encoding glypican-3-like, translating to MCGPAVHSALFLCAFLQMFSLLGGQVPNCQEVRTVFHSLHPGSKWVPENPVSGADLQVCQSKGQSCCSKKMEERYQVAARSNMESGLQVVSAQLKRLIIQNAAIFQDVFLHKVTAS from the exons ATGTGTGGTCCAGCAGTCCACAGTGCGCTCTTTCTGTGcgccttcctccagatgttcTCCCTGCTCGGCGGACAGGTGCCAAACTGCCAGGAGGTGCGCACTGTGTTTCACTCTCTGCATCCTGGCTCCAAGTGGGTTCCCGAAAACCCGGTGTCAG GTGCTGATCTGCAGGTTTGCCAATCCAAAGGCCAGAGCTGCTGTTCGAAGAAGATGGAGGAGCGCTACCAGGTAGCTGCTCGCAGCAACATGGAGTCTGGTCTGCAGGTTGTCAGTGCTCAACTTAAACGTCTGATCATTCAGAATGCTGCAATATTCCAAG ACGTATTCCTCCACAAAGTGACAGCCTCCTGA
- the cab39l1 gene encoding calcium binding protein 39, like 1 → MPFPFGKSQKSPAEIVRSLKENVAYMEKLDAADSKKCEKVAEEASKNLASLKEILSGTGDKEPQTEAVAQLAQELYNTNLLIALIANLQKIDFEGKKDVVHLFSNIVRRQIGTRTPTVEYISTHPQILFMLLKGYESAEVALNCGMMLRECLRHEPLARTVLFSEDFYCFFRYVELSTFDIASDAFASFKDLLTRHKIMCADFLENNYDRVFTEYEKLLHSDNYVTKRQSLKLLGELLLDRHNFTVMTKYISRAENLKLMMNMLRDNSRNIQFEAFHVFKVFVANPNKTQPVLDILLKNQTKLVEFLSHFQTDRAEDEQFCDEKNYLIKQIRDLKRPAAPEEA, encoded by the exons ATGCCTTTTCCTTTTGGGAAGTCTCAGAAGAGTCCGGCTGAGATAGTGAGGAGCTTGAAGGAGAATGTGGCATACATGGAAAAGTTGGATGCTGCAGACAGCAAAAAGTGTGAAAAG GTTGCAGAGGAGGCCTCCAAAAACCTGGCTTCACTGAAGGAGATTCTTAGTGGGACAGGTGACAAGGAGCCTCAAACGGAAGCAGTAGCTCAGCTTGCACAAGAGCTGTACAATACCAACCTGTTAATTGCTCTCATCGCTAACCTGCAGAAGATTGATTTTGAG gGGAAGAAGGATGTGGTTCATTTGTTCAGCAACATCGTGAGACGTCAGATTGGCACCCGTACACCCACTGTAGAATACATCTCTACACACCCACAGATCCTCTTCATGCTTCTGAAAGG ATACGAGAGTGCAGAAGTAGCTCTGAACTGTGGAATGATGCTGAGGGAGTGCCTGCGGCACGAGCCTTTGGCACGGACAGTGCTCTTCTCTGAAGATTTTTACTGCTTCTTCCGTTACGTGGAGCTCTCAACCTTCGACATTGCCTCAGATGCTTTTGCTTCATTCAAG GATCTCCTCACAAGACACAAGATCATGTGTGCGGATTTCCTGGAGAATAATTATGACAGG GTGTTTACAGAATACGAGAAGCTCCTGCATTCTGACAACTATGTAACAAAGCGTCAGTCTCTGAAG CTTCTTGGGGAACTTCTGCTGGATAGACACAACTTCACTGTCATGACAAAATACATCAGCCGGGCGGAGAACTTAAAGCTAATGATGAACATGCTACGAGACAACAGCCGGAACATCCAGTTTGAAGCATTCCATGTCTTCAAG GTGTTTGTTGCAAACCCAAACAAGACTCAGCCCGTGCTGGACATCCTGCTgaagaaccaaaccaaacttgTGGAATTCCTGAGCCATTTCCAGACGGACAGAGCCGAGGATGAGCAGTTCTGCGATGAGAAGAACTATCTGATTAAGCAGATCCGCGACCTAAAGAGGCCCGCTGCTCCAGAGGAAGCTTAA